Sequence from the Nasonia vitripennis strain AsymCx chromosome 5, Nvit_psr_1.1, whole genome shotgun sequence genome:
CGTCCGGTACGCGCGACGGTCTGATCCTTCCCAAACCCGGACCTCTGGTGCCAGCTCAGAGCCTGTACCCCATCAGACTCAACGCCGTCAGCTCTCAGGCCCCGGGACGCGAACTCATGCCCAGTGgtagtcagcagcagcagcaacaacagcaacagcagacGCAGCAACAACCCCAGAGCAATGGCCAGCCCTCGACTACTCAGAACCACAACAGCACCAACCAGAACATGCAGAACCAACTGCAGCAGTGCACTCAGAACATCTACGGTATTCGGGGTATCACCACGAGTCTGAGCACCCGCGACGGTATCTACGGCCATCTGGGTAGTCGCGAGAACGGTACCATCACCACTGGCGGCGGTGGCGCCTCCAACATCTACGGCAGGGCCCCGGCACCTCCACCATCCAACCACGGACCCCCTggccaacagcagcaacaacaacaacaacagcaacagcagggCCAGATTCAGAGTCCCCCCACCCGTGAGAACGGTCAGGGACCTAGTATACCACCCCACCAGGACGAGGCCAGACGCTCTGAGCCACCAAGACCCGAGAGCATGTACGGTCACGTGAGACGCGGAGATGACTCAGCCTACAGTACCTACCAGAGCTCGTCACGGAGCACCTACGGCAAGGCCCCGGGACCCCCACCACCATCCGGCTGGCGTCCATCGCCCGTCAACGTACCCCCGCAGGGCAACTTCACCAGACACTCGCCCAACCCACCCCAGTACTGATGACTGGCAGCCGGGGTCAGCGAGAGCTTATCCGCTGACAACGTGCTGAGCAAGACTGGCAGTAGTCAATGGAGAAAGCCTGCGGTTGGCTGTCCCCTGCACCAGCGGGACCCGcagtgccttctgcacgcaTGAGAGCTGATGGATGGATCGTCCGGCCAAGGTGGCTGTTGAGACGCGTCCCGAGAGGATAATATGGAAAGCTGGAGGCTGTGACGATGTTGATGTGGTCATCAGCATCATGCAGCCGGGCGCCTGGCCCTGCATTATGCTCGTAGGAggattttttgtaatatagaGTCTGTATTGTCAATTACGTAAAGAGCGTTTTTTAAAGCcgatttttttgtattagCGGAAAATTTCTTGACACTTTGCACTTGCAAGATGCGAGAATGGGGCAACAATAAccagtgaaaatattttttagagaGCTGATGTgttgtgtaaaaattaattgaattgtTTAGGAAAGCGTTGGTTAATTTTTCACACAGTACGCATGAAAGCTAGAATGAATGTTGAAGCGCCGATAGAACAATCTTTCGAAGTAGCATTGGTAACAAATTATAATGACAGTATTTATGTTTAAAGGGCTCGGAAAACTTGAGAAAAGAACGACATGACGTTCGAGATACAACGATCTCATTTTACGCATTTGCACAATCATATTCATCATTCAACGAATGgtgtttttgttaaaattgaACGAATGGAGTATGATTATATGACTCGTTTATAGCGATTTGTACAGTTACATGATATAagtcttttattgttaaagttagaaaaatcgttttctcttTAAAACTTCTTGCCATGACTTGTATACACTTTCAGCTGAAGACTGCGCGCCGTTTAACCAAAGTCTGATGTATACTTGTAAGCAAACAAACATCTCGTATTCTTATCGACAATACTGTAGTTCTGGTAGAAtctcatttgtcattcacagtACTTGCTAGAAATTGTGATTCTCGTCATTCTGGATTTTATATGTCATTTTAACTACATCACTGCCAATTCTCACAATTTCAAATAGCGTTTAAATCTACCGTATAATTACATGtaagtatacgtatatacacttatgtatatacttatatatacacacacacacacacacacacacacatatatatatatatatatatatatatatatatatatatatatatatggcggAAAACGATAATTGTTAGTCAATAcctattataattataagagTTAGGATAtagcaaaatagaaaaagACTAAAGAGTTAGGGACTTGTAAATACTATACACGTATAAATACTTtctgtatttattattttataatttttagtaATCTCGATAGTTTGTAATCGTTCAAGCGTTGCATGTTTATGTACATGCAGATAGTAAatgacaataaaaaagttaCAAATATGTACCCAAATCTGCTTGATTTATTCGAAAACCCCCGAATAAACCTATCGACTCAGTCTCTGCGGCAGTTATAATCACAAATTCACAAGAGGTCAAGAGTGCGGGTGCTGTGTGGCGCTTCAGTATCGTTCCGATCGAGGTCCCGATCATATCGATGAACGAATACACCGGTTATACTTTGCAAACACAACGAGGCTGTGGTAGCTGTGATCGAATGAATATCAagtaattttcatttaaagTTTAAACTTACTCATATGCGGTTGCCGTAATGGCGAACGAAGTGAAGACCGGTACAATATTTGAACTGGATTTTGAATCCGAACTGCGTCTCGATAAAAACAAAACCTTAATAGTTGTAGTATGTGTTTACACTGTTTCAAAATCTTCAAATTTATAgactaaagaaaatttattcgattctaaaatatattttcttctttccaGTTGAAACAAGGAACAGCCGAAGTGTTTGGTGCGGAATTGACGATAGGGCTGAAGTACGAGTTTACGCGCGGAGGCGCCGTGTTTACCTGGAAAGGCTGCACTCTCGAGGTATTTGGACAATCGAACgaatcttacgttttcaaagCGACTGAACCAATGCTCATGTACTTGAATTGTCATATGATGCTGGAAGAGATGCGACGAGTTGcagaaaacaatgaaaaaagaGGACCTATTCTGATGGTTGCTGGACCCTCTAATTCCGGAAGATCTACTCTGTGCAGAATTTTGCTGAATTACGCAGTGAGATTAGGCAGAAAACCAGTGTTTGTCAATTTGGATGTTGGACAGGGACACATTGGAATACCTGGAACTATCGGAGCCTTGCTAGTCGGAAGGCCATCCAACGTCATACATGGCTTCAGCCAAGAAGCACCTTTGGTATTCCACTTTGGATACTTAGCCCCTGATTCAAACTGGGATCTGTACAACCAACTGGTCTCGAGTTTATCCGAAGCTTGCATCAAACGGTTGGAAGCAAACAGAAAAATCAACAAGGCTTCCGGCATCATCATCAACACATGTGGATCAATCGAAGATGAAGGTTACGAAAGTGTATTGCGCGCTGCACGGGCTTTCGAAGTCGACGCAATCCTAGCACTGGATGATAGACTCTTCAGTAAACTGTCCAGAGACTTGCCTaaagtttcgaaaattttacgtcTACGCAAGAGTGGAGGCGTCGTCGTGAGAACTCCGGCACAAAGGACCAAAGAAGTCGAGGAGTCGGTGACGGAATATTTCTACGGCGCGAGAACGTCTTGGATCTCAAGAGACGAGTTTTACAAGTTGAGAACGCTACCACTCTACCCGCACAGCTTCGAAGTGAAATGGAGCGAacttaaaatttacaaattcgTATGCATCGACAGTCCACCCTTGTCGTGCCTGCCTTATGGAACGAcgatcaaaaaaaaatcgatgatTCTGGGTTCGATCAATCCGGGACCTGACATATTACACCACATATTCTCGGTATCGTTCGTCGATTCTCCGGAAGACGATATCATGCAGGCAAACGTCGCCGGATTCGTTTGCGTGACGAGCGTCGATGTGGAGCATCAGACGATCACGATCCTGAGTCCACAACCTGGGCTGCTGCCGAACATCGTTTTACTTCAGAGCGAAATTATATTTGTGGACACGGTGCATGGGTATTGACGATCGATCTACTGCGTGTAGCATGAACATTTTACGATTGactattgatttttttatatgaatagtaataaaaccGATTTTTATGCAAACCCCTTAAACTTCAAAATCGCTACGCGGCAGCCACCTACAATCATCGTCGCGAAACCTCCAGCTGCCGGTAACGTAAAATCAAATCTGCTTATACCGATAGAGCATCGCGCCACAGACCTTCTCGAATCGCGAGGGCACTTTCAATTTCGCCTCATCCTCCCGCACCTCCGCCTCCTCGATCGCTCCACTTTTTCACTTCTCATTCGGCTTTCTTTCTCcgaaaaaagccaaaataaaaacacaagCCTCGAAGAAAACAAAGCCGCCTATACTCGACGTCGCATTTCGGCTAAATGCGGGGCCCTTACTAGTCGTCGACGGAATAAATTGTTCGCGAGAACGCTACGATAAAAAGCGGCGATAGTAGAGCTATTTAGCGTGCGACGACTTGCCCAAAATATACATTGGAAAACAGCTGATGACGCAATCAGAGGCTTGCGTACGTTCAACTGCATTATGCGCTCGAATTAGTGCAATTGATATATACGCGGCACAGCGTATAACGTGTACGATGTTTACATTCTTCTAACGCACATGAGTTATCGATAAGGTTCAAATTTAGGGGATActcgaattaattaaaattcaagcAAAGCGGAAAAACTGCAGGTGCATTGCACCGCGGCCGAAATCTCGTAGATATGCGCACCATCAAAACAAAACacgaataaaaataacaaaactcGATACCTAGAACTCGTCATCCTCTCTCCATCCATCCCTTCCGCACGCATGAAAAGCCACGACTCTTCGCCCTTTGTGCCCTTCCAACAACAATCAAGAGTTCCGCAAAGATCACCTCCCTCCGCCCTCCAAACTCACGTGCTCGTATGTTcgctgtatatgtatataactATACTTACTCTTTTAGACGACTCACATGTTCCTCCAGCTATAAGGCGCGCTATATACCTACAGCCGGAAATCCGCCGGTCGtccctttctttctctctcctccacGTATACGAGACATGTTACATATCCACCGCAGCCACACAACACAAACCAGTGTACTCGCGGCGCACGCATCGTCCCGTCCTTCTCTCGcgcatacacatatatatacatatacatacatatatacgtgtaACTCTCGCTTCGGTGATAGCGCGCGCGCCAGCGCTCGCGGGAGCGAAaaaacaacgacgacgacgacgatccgCGGACGACGTTCTCTCCTCGCgacgacgagcgcgcgcgcacagaggCGGCCgaatccctctctctctctctctctcactcgctcgcgcgttcgTTTCGAGTCTGTATGCGTGAGTGTTAGCGTATCAGTGGGCACCTACGATTccccgcgacgacgacgacgacgacgacgacgagctgaGATCGGAACGAGTCGTGTGCGGTATAAGTATAGTAAAGTAGgaaaagaagaggagagatagagagcagtCAGTAAGCAGTGAAGCAGCGGAGGAGACGAGAGATCGCGGATCATCCCGAGAGAAGAGATGAGCGTCGACGCATACGGGCCGAGCAGCCAGACGCTCACCTTCCTGGACACCGAGGAGGCAGACCTCATCGGCGCCGACACCCAGGGTTCCGAGTTCGACTTCACCGACTTTACCCTACCCTCGCCCAGTCAGACCCAGGCTTCGCAGCACGATGCCGCGCAAGCTAGCCAGCAGACGCAGCCCGTTCAGGTTAGCTATAGCCCTTTGCCTCGTCCTCGTCTTCCTCGAAATCTGTCTCCGTGCGGTCGTCGTCTACCTAGCTTACGTTCGAGGCAGGCCAAGAGGGAGAGATAGAGGTTGGGTTCGCGTGCACGGGGGGTGGCATGGGCGCcgtaaagcgcgcgcgcgactgacCTTGAAACCGTAGCATGGGGTCGGCGAGCTTTTCCCCGTGTGCTCGATGAGGAAAGTCTCTGCGCGAGAGGCGCAACCATGCGGTCCCCCTCATCGTTCTAACCTCAACGCCGCGAACGAGTTTTTCCGAGAGATACAAGTTTTCTCGCTTCTACATGCCTCGCGGACACGGTTAGCTGATGATCGTTTCTTTAGCGGATCTTCTCGGGTATAGCCTATAGATGAGATGTTTAGCTTGACTGGGAAAGGAAGCATTGGTTTACAGGTCTGCGTATAAGACAGCGTAGGCTGGCTTCTCGTGTGAGAGTGCTTGAACATGACTTGGAGTTTGGATAGGATGTAGCATCAGCTGGAATTTTGGAGCAGCTCTACAATGTAGAGAGAAAGGAATCTGTCGCAAGACTGTTGTGGTGATCTGATGACCAGCAAGATTGCTGAAACCTGCTTTATGTAACTGATAGTACATACACAAATGAATGGGGGGTCCATTTGAATAAGATAATAAGATATCTTGATAAATTGGAAATTctcaaatgaaaattttgctTTAAATGTAGTGAATGGGAACAGATTTATCGACTTGTTCAAAAAGAATCACAAAATGATTAGATAGCATATTAATTCATTAGTAAGGAAAAGTCATTTGACGCATGTCAGAGTGACCTTGTTGCGGATTAAACATTGCCAATTGCTGAAATTTTATGTGGACTTATTCAATTTTGAGAGAAACACTTTTTTGTCATTGTAAAGCTTGATATGTTTTGacagtttatttttcactGTTCAGTGATAATTTTTATGACGCacgaaaaatgtaattttctcTTAAGGCAATAACATTTTTAGAACTTCTGATAAGACtgttgtattgtttttattgctACTGTGCAATGAAATTCTTGAGCATTGCGTGATTGCAGAAAATTTAAAGGCTTAGACTGTATACGAGTGAAAATTCCAAATGACAgccattaaaatttttgtaaatttctaGATTAATGGCACGGTTGGGACATCAGCACTAGACCTCAAGATCTCTGGAGCAGCTCAAAGTTTAGCCGAACTACAGTttgaagaggaagaagaggaagcTTACTATAATCGCGATTTACCTGATCATGCTTGTAAATATTGTGGTATTCATGAAGCATCCTGTGTTGTTATGTGCAATGTCTGCCGCAAGTGGTTTTGTAATGGCAGAGGCAACACATCTGGATCTCACATCATCAATCACCTAGTTCGTGCCAAGCACAAGGAAGTAACTTTGCACAGGTATGCAAAATCATTGAGATAGCACAGTAATagctatttttataaaacttatgAACTATTTTaagcaataaaatttgttcttgTACAGGGATGGACCACTGGGTGAAACCATATTAGAATGTTACTCGTGTGCAGTGAGAAATGTCTTTGTACTTGGTTTTATACCAGCAAAAGCTGATTCTGTTGTTGTACTTTTATGTCGTCAACCATGTGCTGCACAAAGCTCGCTGAAAGATATGAATTGGTAAATATCATTTTTCCTCTAGATGAAATTTctcaatttaaaatattttttgcacTAATTACTGAATCTGATGTGAACAGGGATCAGGAGCAGTGGAAACCTCTGATAGAGGATCGCAGTTTTCTGTCGTGGCTTGTAAAGATCCCTTCAGAGCAAGAACAGCTGCGCGCTCGCCAGATCTCGGCACAACAAATAAACAAACTGGAAGAACTGTGGCGCGATAACGTCGACGCCACTTTTCAAGACTTGGAAAAACCCGGCGTTGATGAAGAACCCCAACAAGTCTTGTTGCGCTATGAAGATGGTTATCAATACCAGAACATCTTTGGGCCACTGGTCAAACTGGAAGCAGATTACGACAAGAGATTGAAAGAATCACAGACCCAAGAGAATATCGAGGTTCGATGGGACGTGGGTCTGAACAAGAAGACCATTGCGTACTTTATGCTAGCTAAAACTGACGGAGATATGAAGCTGATGCACGGAGACGAGTTGAGACTGAGATATCTTGGAGAACTGCACAAACCTTGGTCGGGCATCGGACACGTTATTAAAATTCCAGACAACTATGGTGAGGAAGTAGGGATCGAGCTCAAAAACAACTCGGGCGCGCCAACTGAATGTACGAGCAATTTCGTGGTGGACTTCATCTGGAAAAGTACCAGCTTCGACAGGTTTGTACAGCATTTTCCGCTGCTAAATAAAACTTGGGCTAATATAAAAATTCGTTAACAGGATGCAATTAGCGCTTCGCAAGTTTGCAGTGGATGACACATCCGTCTCGGCCTACATCTACCACCGACTTTTGGGTCACGAAGTCGAGGAGGTCCTCTTCCGCTGCCACTTGCCCAAACACTTTAGCGCGCCGAACTTGCCGGATCTCAATCGCTCGCAAGTCTACGCGGTAAAGCATGCGATTCAGCGACCGCTGTCACTGATTCAGGGTCCGCCGGGTACGGGCAAGACTGTCACTAGTGCCACGATTGTTTACCAGTTGGTCAAGCAGAACGGAGGTCCTGTCCTAGTGTGCGCACCATCCAACACCGCTGTTGATCAGTTGACGGAGAAAATTCATAAAAGCAATTTAAAGGTCGTGAGATTGTGTGCCAAGTCCAGGGAGGCCATTGACTCGCCTGTTAGCTTCCTAGCGCTTCACAATCAGATCAAGAACATGGAGACTAACACGGAGCTGCAGAAGCTTCAACAGCTGAAGGACGAGACTGGAGAACTGTCAAGTGTTGATGAAAAGAGATACAGACTTTTGAAGAAAGCTGCCGAGAAGGAATTACTAGAAGCAGCGGATGTCATTTGCTGCACATGTGTGGGAGCGGGCGATCCACGTCTGCACCGACTCAAATTCCACTCAATCTTGATTGACGAGAGTATGCAGGCAACGGAGCCAGAGTGTATGGTGCCAGTAGTTCTAGGTGCCAAGCAGCTCATCCTCGTAGGCGATCACTGCCAGCTCGGACCTGTTGTCATGTGCAAGAAAGCGGCGCGCGCCGGACTTTCTCAGTCGCTGTTCGAGCGTCTAGTAGTACTCGGCATCAGGCCGTTCAGGCTTGAGGTCCAGTATCGTATGCACCCTGATTTATCTAGGtatgtaaaatttaaattatatcacTAGTGCAACATAATattataacttattttaaaaaaaggtcAAGTTTAcaagaaatttaaatattgtaacAGGTTCCCATCCAACTTCTTCTACGAAGGTTCGCTGCAGAACGGCGTCTGTGCGGATGAGCGCAAGCTCCTGAAAATCGACTTCCCTTGGCCTGCGCCAGATAAGCCCATGTTCTTCTACGTGACGCAGGGTCAGGAAGAAATTGCAGGCAGTGGTACCTCCTACCTCAACCGTACCGAGGCCTCTAATGTCGAGAAAATCACAACTCGCTTCTTGCGATGCGGTGTCAAACCTGAGCAGATCGGCGTAATTACACCTTATGAAGGCCAGCGCGCCTATCTCGTCCAATATATGCAGTATCAGGGTTCGCTGCACTCCAAGCTTTATCAAGAAATCGAAGTGGCCAGTGTTGACGCCTTCCAGGGAAGAGAGAAGGATATCATCATTATGTCGTGTGTTAGATCCAACGAGCATCAGGGCATTGGTTAGTAATCGTCTCTTTCTAGTATGCAGTGGAACGATCTCGTATTTTTTACGCTTAGATAACACGCTCTTGCGTAACCTCTTTTGTAGTGTAACTTTTGTTGAGCTAAAGAGAATCTATACTATAGTGAGAGCCAAGAGAAAATAACCAATGTTTGAATGAGTAAAAAGTAttaattgttatttaaaaaaaaatgttttttttttcattacagGTTTCTTGAACGATCCGAGACGATTAAACGTCGCACTAACGAGAGCCAAGTATGGAATTATCATAGTAGGGAATCCTAAGGTACTGTCCAAGCAGCCATTGTGGAACCACTTATTAAGTTTCTACAAAGAGCAAAAAGTCTTGGTCGAAGGTCCGCTGAACAATCTCAAGGAATCGATGATTCAATTCGCCAAACCAAAGAAACTTGTAAACGCTGCCAACCCGGGATCGCACTTCATGTCGACGTCGATGTACGACGCAAGAGAAGCTATAATTCCTGGATCTGTTTACGACAGATCAGGCGCTCAGGTGAACGGAACGCAAACGCACAATCCGTACTACCAGCGCAATGTGCCGATTGACATCTTCAGTCGCACCCACGATACTATTAGCTACATCAGTCCCGAGAGAGCACAAGCTGCTATGAACAATGTACCCGTCCCTGTGGGCATGTTCATGAATATGGCGCATGTGCCGCCGAGGTTCTACAATCAACATCAACAGGCGTTACAAGCTCGGCAGCAGAATCAGCGAGTTCGACGTGGTGGCGTTAACATGAAGGGTGAGTAGCTTTCAAACTAGATAAAGTTCTATCTATTAACATATTGTGCTAAATTATGCGAACGTTATTCAAACAGGCAATAATAAAGTTGGCGGCGGCGGAGGCGCACGCCTGGGTAAACTCAGTCAGTCAGAGCAGAATACACAGCCCTATAGTCAACCGGGTCTTCCGCTCACACAGGGCACCACTCAGGGCATGTCACAGCCTGGTTTTAGTCTTTCGCAGCCGGGACTGTCCCAAGCAGAGTTGTCGCAGGACTCGTTTGCCGTTGGCGAGTTCCAGTCTCAGATGGATGGACTTTTGTCACAGGACTCAACTTATCAGGGAGACCGAAGCGGTACGCAatctaatttaaaaaaaatatacaacgcatgttatatttattaattatatatggTTTAAATGATTATAGGTTTTTATCAATCCGGTCAATCACAAGCCGGGGGCCAGTTCTCCCAGCCATACTGAGCCGAGTTAGTACGGCAGAGCAATGCATTCGCCATGCAGCAGCGTCGCGGGAGCGACTGAGAAGGCTCGTTCGATCAATTCTTCATCGACAACCAAACCAACAACCAAACCAAATCACTCTGTAACTGCGCGAAACGGTACAAACAACCAAAACTCAATGCGAAAGGGAGATACAAAAAACTCGACACAAACACGCCGACGAGAGACTAGAACAACAGCACAATGTTTCTTGGCGTGGTCGCTAGAACAACATCAAACAAAAAACACCGACGGCTgaatctttctctttttttattaactatgaaaagggagagaaagagctcgaGAATGATAACGACTCGTACGTCATCTGATGACGGGACAAGCTAATAGGGATGTAACAATCTAAAGAGGGTACTGCGTTTTCCTTCTGGATTCTCTCTCTGCCCGCGTTTGTCACGTGCAAGCTAAAAGGGTAGGCAAACATCGGGTTTTAGGGCCAGAAAAAAATCGCCGTTTCATATAGCGGAGAAAATCGGTTGACGCTGGGATTGCAAACGAAAAGTTTTCGACTATGAGAAGTTTACAAGGTTAAAAAAACGAACGTATGacgaatattataaaaataaatgagtaataatttaaaaatgacgCTACACTGATTGCTAACGTGCCAAGCCGTTTTTCTCGCAGTGGGAAAGCGGCGAGAAATCGAAAAATCCTCGATTTTCTTGGgtacgtaaaaataaaatctaacgATAATTTGCGTACACTTGGGCTGAAAAATTGTATGCTTTACTTTGAAGGCATATACGGAAATGTTAAGTAAATGCAAATTTCATGCGGAACATTTTTGAATGTTTGACGGGAAATTATTCAACTTGAATATTCAAGATTCTTTTAGAAGAGGAAATTTTTCGTTGtctttattgtattatatCTAATTCCGACATTGCAATACCGCTAACCAAGTTGTAAACTTTTAACAAATAACGAGAATCTCTAAGCAAGATAAAACAACGTTTATTTCTCCTTTGCCTTAAAATCAGATTATAACTAAGAGATTCATGAATTATTCCACCGTATTAAacataatatacattttttacattagtTGCAAGAAATGAGAAAAGCCTCGTattcttttgtaaaattttgtcCCTATTGTTTTAAAATCGCGTAAATTACTCTATTGGGCAAgtaaagaaataattatttttttaaaatgataaagtattttgtgtaattaaaattttattatttctttttatcttGTAAGGAATATATAAACTAGAAATATTAATCCTGGTTTCCAGCTCGATCTGGataaatttatattagaaTGAAATGGTCATTCAAGaaaattttcatattattataagatctttcttgctttaattTGGTCTTTTACACCAATAACTAAAAAATGTCGAGTAAATGCGCAAGCAATCTGCAATGCCAAATTTcacatttgtttattttcaatttttttttcacgcttgTTTATATTCAGTCTATTCTTTAAAGACCAAATGTGCACAGTTATACAAAGATatgaaaacaaatttattgtaaGATCTTGTGGTAccaataaatttaattcaaaaCTAATTAAT
This genomic interval carries:
- the LOC100120508 gene encoding protein CLP1 homolog isoform X1, whose protein sequence is MANEVKTGTIFELDFESELRLDKNKTLIVVLKQGTAEVFGAELTIGLKYEFTRGGAVFTWKGCTLEVFGQSNESYVFKATEPMLMYLNCHMMLEEMRRVAENNEKRGPILMVAGPSNSGRSTLCRILLNYAVRLGRKPVFVNLDVGQGHIGIPGTIGALLVGRPSNVIHGFSQEAPLVFHFGYLAPDSNWDLYNQLVSSLSEACIKRLEANRKINKASGIIINTCGSIEDEGYESVLRAARAFEVDAILALDDRLFSKLSRDLPKVSKILRLRKSGGVVVRTPAQRTKEVEESVTEYFYGARTSWISRDEFYKLRTLPLYPHSFEVKWSELKIYKFVCIDSPPLSCLPYGTTIKKKSMILGSINPGPDILHHIFSVSFVDSPEDDIMQANVAGFVCVTSVDVEHQTITILSPQPGLLPNIVLLQSEIIFVDTVHGY
- the LOC100120508 gene encoding protein CLP1 homolog isoform X2, producing the protein MLMYLNCHMMLEEMRRVAENNEKRGPILMVAGPSNSGRSTLCRILLNYAVRLGRKPVFVNLDVGQGHIGIPGTIGALLVGRPSNVIHGFSQEAPLVFHFGYLAPDSNWDLYNQLVSSLSEACIKRLEANRKINKASGIIINTCGSIEDEGYESVLRAARAFEVDAILALDDRLFSKLSRDLPKVSKILRLRKSGGVVVRTPAQRTKEVEESVTEYFYGARTSWISRDEFYKLRTLPLYPHSFEVKWSELKIYKFVCIDSPPLSCLPYGTTIKKKSMILGSINPGPDILHHIFSVSFVDSPEDDIMQANVAGFVCVTSVDVEHQTITILSPQPGLLPNIVLLQSEIIFVDTVHGY
- the LOC100120483 gene encoding regulator of nonsense transcripts 1 homolog, which produces MSVDAYGPSSQTLTFLDTEEADLIGADTQGSEFDFTDFTLPSPSQTQASQHDAAQASQQTQPVQINGTVGTSALDLKISGAAQSLAELQFEEEEEEAYYNRDLPDHACKYCGIHEASCVVMCNVCRKWFCNGRGNTSGSHIINHLVRAKHKEVTLHRDGPLGETILECYSCAVRNVFVLGFIPAKADSVVVLLCRQPCAAQSSLKDMNWDQEQWKPLIEDRSFLSWLVKIPSEQEQLRARQISAQQINKLEELWRDNVDATFQDLEKPGVDEEPQQVLLRYEDGYQYQNIFGPLVKLEADYDKRLKESQTQENIEVRWDVGLNKKTIAYFMLAKTDGDMKLMHGDELRLRYLGELHKPWSGIGHVIKIPDNYGEEVGIELKNNSGAPTECTSNFVVDFIWKSTSFDRMQLALRKFAVDDTSVSAYIYHRLLGHEVEEVLFRCHLPKHFSAPNLPDLNRSQVYAVKHAIQRPLSLIQGPPGTGKTVTSATIVYQLVKQNGGPVLVCAPSNTAVDQLTEKIHKSNLKVVRLCAKSREAIDSPVSFLALHNQIKNMETNTELQKLQQLKDETGELSSVDEKRYRLLKKAAEKELLEAADVICCTCVGAGDPRLHRLKFHSILIDESMQATEPECMVPVVLGAKQLILVGDHCQLGPVVMCKKAARAGLSQSLFERLVVLGIRPFRLEVQYRMHPDLSRFPSNFFYEGSLQNGVCADERKLLKIDFPWPAPDKPMFFYVTQGQEEIAGSGTSYLNRTEASNVEKITTRFLRCGVKPEQIGVITPYEGQRAYLVQYMQYQGSLHSKLYQEIEVASVDAFQGREKDIIIMSCVRSNEHQGIGFLNDPRRLNVALTRAKYGIIIVGNPKVLSKQPLWNHLLSFYKEQKVLVEGPLNNLKESMIQFAKPKKLVNAANPGSHFMSTSMYDAREAIIPGSVYDRSGAQVNGTQTHNPYYQRNVPIDIFSRTHDTISYISPERAQAAMNNVPVPVGMFMNMAHVPPRFYNQHQQALQARQQNQRVRRGGVNMKGNNKVGGGGGARLGKLSQSEQNTQPYSQPGLPLTQGTTQGMSQPGFSLSQPGLSQAELSQDSFAVGEFQSQMDGLLSQDSTYQGDRSGFYQSGQSQAGGQFSQPY